In the Aythya fuligula isolate bAytFul2 chromosome 29, bAytFul2.pri, whole genome shotgun sequence genome, tccccccccccaaaatgtgGCCGTGCCTTGCAGGTGAGGAGGGTCCCGTgggtgctgtgccagcccctCTCCGTCCCCCTGAGCACCCCGGAGCAGGtaacggggtgggggggggggacacaatgGGGTGGGGGGTGCTCCGTGGTGACCCCAAAAACGGGCACGTGGAGGGATTTGGCCCcaaaaacagccccaaaaatGGGcatgaggagctgggggggggaaactgaggcacgagGGGGTGATGCCGCCCACTGGCTGTGTCCCCATgaccccgtgtccccccccccgtgtccctatgtccccgtgtccccccccccaggcgcGGCCGGGCGCTTGTAGGGCCGTCGCCACCAGCGCCGCCCGTCGCGACATTGACACTGCCGCCAAATTCATCGGGGCCGGCGCCGCCACCGTGGGGGTGGCCGGTTCCGGGGCCGGCATCGGCACCGTCTTCGGCAGCCTCATCATCGGTTACGCCAGGTCAGGAAGGGGACATTTTTGGGGACGTTTTGGGGTTTTTATGGGGTCGGGGGGTGCTGAGCGTGGCTCCCCACCCCCCTTGTCCCCGCAGGAACCCGTcgctgaagcagcagctcttctcctACGCCATCCTGGGCTTCGCCCTCTCCGAGGCCATGGGGCTCTTCTGCCTCATGGTGgccttcctcatcctcttcgCCATGTGACAGGGACACCGGAGGGGACACCGGGGACGATGGCTGCCaggggaggatttgggggggggcgcagggggcgccctgctccccccccgccccatacacacaccccccccccgggaaTAAAGACGGTTTGGATAACGGGGCCGGTGTCCGCGTGTCTCCTCGGCGGCCCCGCGCGTTGTCACCTCCCCggggtggcaccgggggggggacgtctcccacccaccccccgGGGATGTcgcggccccgctgccacctccctggggacaccttggggtgggggggggacaagggGGGTGGACACCcgcatggggatggggacggggtcGTGACCCTGGGGGTGCCCCACGGGTGCTGGCACCCattgtgtggggctgggggctctgtgGGGATGTCCCTCATGTTGCGATAGCCCCCATGTCGCGATATCCCATGTCGCAAGGGTCTCCGTGGCATGATGTTCTCAATGTCATGACGTCCCCTCAGTGTCGTGACAGCCTCTGTGTTGTGATGGCCTTTGTGTCATGATGGTCTCCGTGTCACGATGGTCTCCATGTCGTGACATCCCTCGTGTCACGATATCCCTCATGTCACGACAGCCTCTGTGCTGTGATGGTCTCCATGTCACCATGTCCCCCGTGTCACGATAACCCCTGTTTTGCAATTGCCTCTGTGTCACGATGGCCTCCATGTCACGATGTCCCTTATATCCCAACGCCCTCCATGTCACAACATCCCTCATGTCACAACAGCCTCCAGATGGCCTCTCTGTCACGATAGCCTCCACGTCGCGATGGTCTCCATGTCGTGACAGCCTCCGTGCTGCGATGCCCCATGTCACGACAGCCTCCACGTCGCGACATCCCCTATATCACACCGCTCTCCCTGTCGCGACATCCCCATTGCCGCCTCccctgaggagaaaaaagggggCGTGGCCTCATGCCCCGCCCACTCCCCCATAGCCCCGCCCCCTTATCGGCGGCGGCTCCTCGCGGCGAGATCTCGCGAGACTTCGCtgaggggcgggggggaggaggaggaggaggaggagggaggggagggggcggaggaggaggggaggggaggggccggggggggggcccaaGCGCGTCCGCAGCCAGCGCAAGGCCCCGGAGGCGGCGAGCGGCGGCGCGGCCCTCCCGGAGGTAACCGGAGGGGCACCGAGCccggcgggggcggccccgggagcGGCGGGAGGGGCGAGGGGGGGCGAAACCGGGAAAGGCGGAGAacggagggggggaggggggacccccgccccccccccccaactctCCCCGAGTTCTCCTCAGGCAGccgctccccctcctccccctcccccctccgtCGTTCGCCT is a window encoding:
- the ATP5MC2 gene encoding ATP synthase F(0) complex subunit C2, mitochondrial, translated to MLCTKVVAAPALVRRVPWVLCQPLSVPLSTPEQARPGACRAVATSAARRDIDTAAKFIGAGAATVGVAGSGAGIGTVFGSLIIGYARNPSLKQQLFSYAILGFALSEAMGLFCLMVAFLILFAM